From a single Piliocolobus tephrosceles isolate RC106 chromosome 21, ASM277652v3, whole genome shotgun sequence genomic region:
- the CTXN1 gene encoding cortexin-1 — protein MSATWTLSPEPLPPSTGPPVGAGLDAEQRTVFAFVLCLLVVLVLLMVRCVRILLDPYSRMPASSWTDHKEALERGQFDYALV, from the coding sequence ATGAGCGCGACGTGGACGCTGTCGCCGGAGCCCCTGCCGCCGTCGACGGGGCCCCCGGTGGGCGCGGGCCTGGATGCGGAGCAGCGCACAGTGTTCGCCTTCGTGCTCTGCCTGCTCGTGGTGCTGGTGCTGTTGATGGTGCGCTGCGTGCGCATCCTGCTCGACCCCTACAGCCGCATGCCCGCCTCGTCCTGGACCGACCACAAGGAGGCGCTCGAGCGCGGGCAGTTCGACTACGCGTTGGTGTGA
- the SNAPC2 gene encoding snRNA-activating protein complex subunit 2, translated as MKPPPRRRAAPARYLGEVTGPATWSAREKRQLVRLLQARQGQPEPDAAELARELQGRSEAEIRVFLQQLKGRVAREAIQKVHPGGLQGPRRREAQPPAPIEVWTDLAEKVTGPLEEALAVAFSQVLTIAATEPVTLLHSKPPKPTQARGKPLLLSAPGGQEDSAPEIPSPAPKAPSSTPGTSDPAPEKPSASSAGPSTEEDFAVDFEKIYKYLSSLSRSGRSPELSAAESAVVLDLLMSLPEELPLLPCTALVEHMTETYLRLTAPQPSPAGGSLGPAAEGDGAGSSAPEETPPATKKAEPSELKSSWQAAGICPLNPFLVPLELLGRAATPAR; from the exons ATGAAGCCACCTCCCAGGCGGCGAGCGGCCCCGGCGCGCTATCTGGGCGAGGTGACCGGTCCCGCGACCTGGAGCGCTCGCGAGAAGCGGCAGCTAGTGAGACTCCTGCAGGCGCGGCAGGGCCAGCCGGAGCCAGACGCCGCCGAGCTGGCCCGGGAGCTGCAGGGCCGGAgcgaggctgag atCCGGGTCTTCCTCCAGCAGCTCAAGGGCCGCGTAGCCCGGGAGGCCATTCAGAAGGTGCATCCGGGTGGCCTTCAGGGACCAAGGCGCCGGGAGgcacagcccccagcccccatAGAG GTCTGGACGGATCTGGCTGAGAAGGTAACAGGGCCACTGGAGGAAGCCCTGGCAGTGGCTTTCTCGCAG GTGCTCACCATCGCGGCCACGGAACCCGTCACCCTCCTGCACTCCAAGCCCCCCAAGCCCACGCAGGCCCGTGGAAAGCCGCTGCTCCTGAGCGCCCCTGGAGGGCAGGAAGACTCTGCCCCTGAGATACCTAGCCCCGCCCCCAAGGCACCTAGCTCCACCCCCGGGACTTCTGACCCTGCTCCTGAGAAACCTTCTGCATCCTCGGCTGGTCCCTCCACTGAAGAAGACTTCGCTGTGGACTTTGAGAAGATCTACAAGTACTTGTCCTCTCTCTCCCGAAGTGGCCGCAGCCCTGAGCTCTCAGCAGCTG AGTCTGCTGTGGTCCTCGACCTGCTCATGTCACTTCCAGAGGAGCTGCCCCTCCTGCCCTGCACAGCCTTGGTTGAGCATATGACGGAGACGTACTTACGTCTGACagccccccagcccagccccgctGGAGGGAGCCTGGGGCCTGCTGCTGAGGGGGACGGGGCTGGCTCCAGCGCACCAGAGGAGACCCCCCCAGCCACCAAGAAGGCCGAGCCCAGCGAATTGAAATCGTCCTGGCAAGCAGCTGGGATCTGTCCCCTAAACCCGTTCCTAGTGCCCCTGGAGCTTCTGGGTCGGGCAGCCACCCCTGCCAGGTGA